The stretch of DNA TACTAATGTAGAATTAATTGGAATTCCTGGAACAACGTTTTCACCGTAGGCTAAAGATGGTGGAATAACCATGGTCATTTTTCCGCCTTTCTTCAGGAATTTTAATCCTTCAGTCCAGCCTGGAATCACGCTATCCAGACGGAAAGTAGCTGGCTGGCCACGGGTATAAGAGTTATCAAACTCAGTACCATCGATGAGTGTGCCTTTATAGTTCACTACAACAGAATCGCTGTCAGTCGGTGCGTTACCTGTACCTGCGGTTTCTACTTTATACAATAACCCTGATGCAGTTTTCTTCACACCAGCTTCTTTAGCGAAAGTATCACGATAGGCTGCGCCTTTTTCTTCGTTAACTTTGCCATCAGCCAGCATTTTCGCATGAGCTTTTTCTTTCACGCGGGCTTCAAAGGTCTGTAAGGTTTGTTCAATTTCAGCATCTGTTAATTTGCTTTTGCTTTCAAAAGCATCTTTAAAACCAGCCTGGATTTGGGAGCGATCCAGCACTACACCTAACTTATCCTGATCCTTCAGAGAGTTAGTCATATAACCACCCAGAGAAGCACCTAACGCATAGGCAGCCTTCTGGTCTTCGCTGTCAAACTTAGCCGGCGCGGCACTTTTTGGTGCTGCTGTTGCAGCAGTATTGGCCATTGCCCCGGTAGCGAAAGCCATTGCGGTCGCTAACAGCGTTACTTTAAATAATGATTTCATCTACATCTCCGGTGATAGGACATATGTTGTTATGCGATAAAACAGAATTCGAATTCTATACCATACAGGCTAATTCTAAACCGGCACAAAGAATATCAGAAATATATTATTGCTCAGAAATAATAGCCCATTATGCTAATTACTCATGTTTGACAACATAAATTAAAATGGTTCGCTGAAATGAGGAATTGTCTTCATTAGCGAACCATAAATCATTATATCGCACAGATAAATAACCACACTCAGTCTTTCGGCTAAGCTATTGGTGATTATTTCGATTTAGCCGGATTAACCTGCAGTACTTTAATATTAAAAATTAACGTAGCATTTGGAGGAATGCCCGGTAAAGCACCCTTAGCACCATAACCTTGCTCTGGCGGTACGACCAATTTAATTTCTCCGCCTCTGCCCGCCAGTTTAATACCGCTACGTAATGCAGGAATAACATCCGCTACTTTTAAAGTAATTGGCGAAGCTGTTTTTTCAAACACGGCACCATTTACCCGCATACCCTGTAGCTCAACGACAACAATGTCTTTATCTGTAATTGCTGCACCACTGCCTTTCTTATCAACGAAATAAAGCAATCCTGTTTTGCTTTTCTTCACGCCATCCATTTTAGAGAATTCAGCCTGATACGCATCACCCATCTCACGTTCCCGTGCGGCTTCTTGCTCCATCTTGGCTTTATTCAAGGTGTTGACCTGATCGTCAAACGCCGCCATGGTTTTTTTGACCATCGCTTCATCCATTTTTATATCACTGGCAAAAGTATCAACAATACCCGCCAGCACAATATTAGGATCAAGCGTAATATGCAGTTTCTTCTGTTGAGCCATATTTTCCTGCAGGTAACGCGCCAGCGTTACGCCACTGGCATAGGCGCGTTTCTGTTCTTCACTGTTCAGAGAAAATTTTACTGATGATAATGGCGTGGTTTCCAACTCAGTGACTGCCGGGGCAGGCTCTTTCTTTGGCTCTGCGGTTGAGACGACTTCACCAGTTGTCGATACCGAAGTAGCATTAG from Limnobaculum xujianqingii encodes:
- a CDS encoding FKBP-type peptidyl-prolyl cis-trans isomerase, translating into MSFLNKPSYAIGALLLTLPVFTVFANPAASDTKAEQSATAVQPATTAAPSQPEAAKVEQAADTAPVTAEEQKNSQPSSTAEPAKDSVPTDPKTSTQQAVTEPAATNSTPVVETAPVVSETPAATDAAPASAEKTAATEATPVAETAPANATSVSTTGEVVSTAEPKKEPAPAVTELETTPLSSVKFSLNSEEQKRAYASGVTLARYLQENMAQQKKLHITLDPNIVLAGIVDTFASDIKMDEAMVKKTMAAFDDQVNTLNKAKMEQEAAREREMGDAYQAEFSKMDGVKKSKTGLLYFVDKKGSGAAITDKDIVVVELQGMRVNGAVFEKTASPITLKVADVIPALRSGIKLAGRGGEIKLVVPPEQGYGAKGALPGIPPNATLIFNIKVLQVNPAKSK
- the fkpA gene encoding FKBP-type peptidyl-prolyl cis-trans isomerase, with the translated sequence MKSLFKVTLLATAMAFATGAMANTAATAAPKSAAPAKFDSEDQKAAYALGASLGGYMTNSLKDQDKLGVVLDRSQIQAGFKDAFESKSKLTDAEIEQTLQTFEARVKEKAHAKMLADGKVNEEKGAAYRDTFAKEAGVKKTASGLLYKVETAGTGNAPTDSDSVVVNYKGTLIDGTEFDNSYTRGQPATFRLDSVIPGWTEGLKFLKKGGKMTMVIPPSLAYGENVVPGIPINSTLVFQVELLDVKSEKAEAPAAPAKDKQ